One window of the Nitrospira sp. genome contains the following:
- a CDS encoding alkene reductase — translation MTTLFMPLQAGDIFLPNRIVMSPLTRARAGTTHIPNDMMVDYYSQRASSGLIMTECTMVDAHACAFIGEGGIYSPAHVAGWKRVTDAVHAKGGRIFMQIWHPGRAAHSLLNEGEQPVSSSAKAIRNEMTHTPQGDKPYEIPRALRTDEIPRYVEMFRLAAQNAKQAGFDGVQIHGAHGYLIDNFLRDGVNIRTDTYGGSIPNRARFLLEVTDAAINVWGAGRVAVRISPLVPFNDMVDSRPEALVTYVAQELSRRRISFLEIRHEDHALPDEQAILAVARRHFQGALMSNGSYTRESGELTVARGAADAIVYGRPYIANPDLVERFGKQSPLNAVNYDRLYGGGPDGYSDYPAMAAR, via the coding sequence TGCAGGCGGGGGATATTTTCTTGCCCAACCGCATCGTCATGTCCCCTCTCACCAGGGCAAGAGCCGGGACGACACATATTCCCAACGACATGATGGTGGACTATTACTCCCAACGGGCCTCCAGCGGACTCATCATGACGGAATGCACCATGGTCGATGCCCATGCCTGCGCCTTCATCGGTGAAGGCGGCATCTACAGCCCGGCGCACGTGGCCGGGTGGAAACGGGTGACCGACGCCGTGCATGCCAAGGGCGGCCGCATCTTCATGCAGATCTGGCATCCCGGCCGTGCCGCGCACTCATTGTTGAACGAGGGCGAGCAGCCGGTCTCCAGCAGCGCCAAGGCGATCCGCAATGAGATGACCCATACCCCTCAGGGTGATAAGCCCTACGAAATCCCTCGCGCACTCCGCACCGACGAAATCCCTCGATACGTTGAGATGTTCCGGCTCGCCGCGCAGAACGCCAAACAGGCCGGCTTCGACGGGGTGCAGATCCACGGCGCCCACGGCTATTTGATCGACAACTTTCTGCGCGACGGCGTCAACATACGCACGGATACCTATGGAGGCTCTATCCCCAACCGTGCTCGGTTTCTGCTAGAGGTGACCGATGCGGCCATCAACGTCTGGGGCGCCGGACGAGTCGCCGTACGGATCTCCCCCCTGGTCCCGTTCAATGACATGGTCGACAGCCGGCCCGAAGCCCTGGTGACCTATGTGGCGCAGGAGTTGAGCCGGCGAAGGATCTCGTTCCTGGAAATCCGGCACGAGGACCACGCGCTGCCTGATGAGCAGGCCATTCTGGCGGTTGCCCGCAGGCATTTCCAGGGTGCGCTGATGAGCAACGGAAGCTACACACGCGAGAGCGGGGAATTGACGGTGGCACGCGGAGCGGCCGATGCGATTGTGTACGGGCGTCCGTACATCGCCAATCCGGACCTGGTCGAACGTTTCGGTAAACAGTCTCCGCTAAATGCAGTCAACTACGATCGGCTATATGGAGGCGGGCCAGACGGCTACAGCGACTATCCTGCCATGGCTGCGCGCTGA
- a CDS encoding glycerophosphodiester phosphodiesterase gives MLCLCHRGYHALAPENTLDAFEAAIELGVDGLETDVQLSGDGIPVMFHDRLSPDGRLVVDLSRNELSRLVGYAVPTLAETLLLLEKSPRRFLWNFELKHPNVAAPAMAAITPYLHSANILISSFWHGLIGSLSAPDLRCAIILAHAPLPFDSRPSWIPAPNNVDTLVWCFDRATPEGLSQARQLGFRNFVYDAVTAADHAQLAEWGADGVITDYPAFR, from the coding sequence ATGCTGTGCTTGTGCCACCGTGGTTATCACGCACTCGCTCCTGAAAATACGCTCGATGCCTTTGAGGCTGCCATCGAGTTAGGAGTCGACGGTCTCGAAACCGATGTTCAACTGTCGGGAGACGGGATACCCGTCATGTTTCACGACCGGCTCTCTCCGGATGGGCGGCTTGTAGTAGACCTATCCAGGAACGAGTTAAGCAGACTCGTTGGATACGCTGTTCCCACGTTGGCTGAAACGTTGCTGCTGCTCGAGAAGTCGCCTCGGCGATTTCTTTGGAATTTTGAACTCAAACACCCGAACGTCGCAGCTCCGGCTATGGCCGCCATCACCCCGTATCTTCACTCGGCCAATATTTTAATCAGTTCGTTTTGGCATGGCCTGATCGGCAGCCTTAGCGCCCCGGATCTGCGCTGCGCGATCATTCTTGCTCACGCTCCCCTCCCGTTCGACTCCCGGCCATCATGGATCCCTGCCCCTAACAATGTTGACACGCTTGTCTGGTGCTTCGACCGAGCGACCCCCGAGGGCCTCTCCCAGGCGAGGCAACTTGGTTTTCGAAATTTTGTGTATGACGCGGTCACGGCGGCAGATCACGCGCAGCTGGCAGAGTGGGGAGCGGATGGAGTCATCACGGATTATCCCGCATTCAGATAA
- a CDS encoding globin: protein MPITDVVASYGRCCVHPAFFDRFYEIFLASDPAIRPMFARTNFAKQKALLREGVSMLLMHLEGKPVGTACLDRLAESHSPRRMNVTARLYELWITSLVKTVKEFDSECTPEVEAEWRRALHAGVHYLMMQGTKAA, encoded by the coding sequence ATGCCTATTACAGACGTCGTTGCCAGTTATGGTCGCTGCTGTGTGCATCCTGCATTCTTCGACCGGTTCTATGAGATCTTCCTTGCCAGTGATCCGGCGATCCGCCCGATGTTCGCCAGGACGAACTTTGCCAAGCAGAAGGCGTTGCTGCGCGAGGGCGTGTCGATGCTCCTGATGCATCTGGAGGGGAAGCCGGTCGGAACGGCCTGTTTGGATCGTCTCGCCGAGTCGCACAGCCCCAGACGAATGAATGTGACCGCGCGGCTCTATGAGTTGTGGATCACGAGCCTGGTCAAGACCGTCAAGGAATTCGACTCTGAGTGCACCCCTGAAGTCGAAGCCGAATGGCGGAGGGCCCTCCACGCCGGGGTGCATTACCTCATGATGCAGGGGACGAAAGCGGCGTAA
- a CDS encoding HAMP domain-containing methyl-accepting chemotaxis protein has product MGVLIARRISGALSTIESRFESIAAGDLRIRIPVHGKDEIARLCQSTNRLLDALESLIGKVVHVTHKVASASVQLSPTADEISKGSHQLTARASQAASAVEQMNATVGQVADSSGKAASLAQETVAMAKNGGSVVSETIAGMQHLSESVANSATIIGALGNSSDQIGAIVSTIEDIADQTNLLALNAAIEAARAGEAGRGFAVVADEVRKLAERTTKATKETGDMIRKIQQDSRGAVESMEDGTRKVAISVEMANKTGEALAQIVQMVSQSADMIRHIAVASEEQLVATQQIAGDIDNVARVTGESASGAGESAKASQDLSQMAIELQDVVGVFQVSGANPVSPHS; this is encoded by the coding sequence ATGGGTGTGCTCATAGCCCGGCGGATCAGCGGAGCATTGTCCACGATCGAATCCCGCTTTGAATCGATTGCCGCGGGCGATTTGCGCATACGGATCCCTGTGCACGGGAAGGACGAGATCGCACGGCTCTGTCAGTCGACGAACCGATTGCTCGATGCGCTTGAGAGCCTTATCGGGAAAGTGGTGCATGTCACGCACAAGGTGGCGTCGGCTTCAGTGCAGTTGTCCCCCACGGCTGATGAAATCTCTAAAGGAAGCCATCAGTTGACAGCCCGGGCCTCCCAGGCCGCGTCCGCGGTCGAGCAAATGAATGCCACGGTCGGTCAGGTTGCGGACAGCTCTGGCAAAGCAGCCAGTCTCGCGCAGGAAACCGTGGCGATGGCGAAAAATGGGGGTTCGGTCGTGTCCGAAACCATCGCCGGCATGCAGCATCTTTCCGAGTCGGTGGCAAACTCCGCCACGATTATCGGGGCCTTGGGGAATTCGTCGGATCAGATCGGCGCCATCGTCTCCACAATCGAAGATATTGCCGATCAGACGAATCTGTTGGCGTTGAATGCGGCAATTGAAGCGGCTCGTGCGGGGGAAGCGGGGCGGGGGTTTGCGGTTGTCGCAGACGAAGTCCGCAAGCTGGCCGAACGGACGACCAAGGCAACCAAAGAAACAGGAGACATGATCCGGAAGATTCAGCAGGATTCGCGAGGCGCGGTCGAGTCCATGGAGGACGGGACACGGAAGGTGGCGATCAGTGTGGAAATGGCCAACAAGACCGGTGAGGCGCTCGCGCAGATCGTGCAAATGGTGTCGCAGAGCGCGGATATGATCCGGCATATCGCCGTCGCGTCCGAGGAACAATTGGTGGCTACGCAACAGATCGCCGGCGATATCGACAATGTGGCGCGAGTGACCGGGGAATCGGCATCCGGCGCCGGCGAATCGGCCAAGGCCAGTCAGGATCTCAGTCAGATGGCGATCGAACTGCAGGACGTCGTCGGTGTTTTTCAGGTATCCGGAGCGAACCCGGTTTCTCCGCACTCATGA